TTTACCGTTTTCAcatgaataatatttatagatgTAGAGGGTATCGAAAggtataataataacaataataaccaTTTGTAGATGTTGATGTAGTAGAGAAATCCAAAAATAACGAGAAAGTTTAAGAAATCCTTTGCGGTAAACTGGTGGCTGAGGCCATAAAGTTGGTGTGATTATCATTCTAACTCCATGATAACTTTATATACCATATAATGACGTTGACGTGTAATACTCTGAACCAGGATGGTACGTAAATCACTCAGAATCTCAGATATGCAGAAGGAAAAAGGCAAGGATAAGACAAGACAGAATTGCTGCTAGTGCTTTCGTGTGGTAGATTGAAGGCTTGAAGCATCAGAGTCAGACAacatattaacaaataatgaATCTTGTTTTCTTTAGCTATCAAACGAAATTTGGATTTACCTTGTAATATTTCCAAGATTTCTCcaaaaaaggagagaagaaCGTAATGACAATGAACATTGACAATGACTTGGAATCCTGACATAAATTTCCAAAGCTTAAACTATAGCAATATAACTATCGTTCTGGCTTTTTCATCGGAAATCAATCCTGTAAAGAATATAGTTCATCCCTTGACTCAATTTCACTTAACgtcaaaactttaaaagaaatgcCACAAACGTGCAAGTATAATGAACGGGAAAAACATCAAGCTTAAAACCCTTTTCAAAAAGAGTAATGTGGCATACCTTCCCACCGGCTTCATGCACGCAAATCATGCCACCTGCATGATCCCAAGTCTGCATAGGAacaacataaattttttttgaggTGGTATTGCTATTACATGACATCACAAAAGGACAGCATAAAAATACCTTGATAATAGATTGAGATTTTGCTCGAAGAATGAAGACAGATGCCCTACCAGAAGCCACCATGAAATACTTGCACAAACTGCAGAAAAATGAGATGAAGAGGAATTAATgagagtttttattttatctaaacACCACAAATTGAGGCATACATTcgattaaattatttaaatcatcCTCAATAAACTTTGAGCcgattaaattatttagatcATCTTCAATAAACTTTGAgccaattaaattatttagatcATCTTCAAATAAACTTTTAGCTGTAAAATGCCGATGTCTAACTAAATCTGTGTGGTGGAGGGGGAGGACATATTCAAGAAAAAGATACATGAGTCCTACAGTGTAGACCATTAATCTTCGCAACTATACTATTGATGATCAAACTTTAGAAACCGAAGAAGCAATCCATTGTAATTACGCATATTAGTGACTAGAATTTTAAGTGAACGAGTCTTGTTAGGAAAGGACACGTATATTATGTGGGTTGCAAATAGCCTAATACCTTCCACAACATTTTCGGAGAAGAAGAATTTGACCACTCCCAACCTGATCAGCATTCGTTGTTGCTTGCAATGAAGTTGATGGGGGAAGCGATTCCCACGTCTGACTATCTGGGATACAGAAGCGTGCCTCATGCACAAGGCTGTATTCATCAACAAAGCATCTTGTCCAATTATGAAACACCTTGCTCGGGCTTTGCATATCTGACAATCTCCTTGTCCATGTTCCAGATCCAGCATGGGCAATCATTATGGCTCCTGACCTGGACCAGACACCTCCACGCTCAAGATCTTCAGAGTTTGACTCTTCAGACAAATCTCCGTGCCAGTTGGGGCATCCCATAACACCTAACACAATTTCTCCTTCAACCACAAGAGCCAACCCGACCTGCAATTTTTCGAAGAGTTGGAAGATAGAAAAACAGATatccaaattacaaaattcataCTAAATCTTTCAAGCGCATCTTGTCTCCACAAGTACAACGTAAGTGCTAAGAAAAAGCCTGATTAAATGACATACCACATATAAGACATCATTTCCTCTAAGAAATCCCCGTGTGCCATCAATTGGATCCAATACCTTCATTGGAATTCATTTAAAGCACATATTAGGTATGTTCACAGATAAATGAAACAGTATAAAGGGGAAACTTCAAGCCCTTCTATTTCAAATGAAGAGGTCttcataacttaaaattacATTAGCATCGATGAAATATAGCATATGGAATTTCAATGGCAATTATGACTCTCAAAAACCAGAAAGTTGGGGAAACTCAAGGTTAAAACCCAACATAGAGATTTCTCATGATGTTACAAATCAAAAGATGACAATACAATTAGGAATCCCCACCCAATATGTGGCTGGCTTACTTCCAAAAGCAAATGCAACATTCGCTCCCCTGTCGATTGCTTTCAGCACATTATCCTGAGTCAACTCATTTGGAAAACTCGACTTCTCAGTCACTACTGCCAGTACTGAATGTGCCAAATTGTTTGCACGTAAAAATGCAGAGTCCTCCTCAGCTACTAATGGAATAGATGGAAATAGATTACCCAACTCTGCAGCAAGAAAAGTGGAGGGAAAAAAGGAACGATCAATTAACAATTACTTACGTTGGCTTGAAGAATTGTGTATCCCCATAATGAACACCAAAAACGCATAGTGAGATGTAgaaataagatataaaatgtgaaaaccgacaattattttaaaaaataaaatataaaactcccagcagcaacaacaacaactaGCAATCATAGCGAGCAGAATGGTTGAACTATTGGATAATCCGCAGAATCAGGCACAACTAGTATTTACATGAGCGAAATTATAATATGAGAAATGAACCAATTCGAATATACACAATGTAATGTTTTATTACCCAAACTGACAAGCGCCTGAACTCCAAAATCGGCAACAGTAACTGGAGTCTGATCGTTCTTTTCCAGAACCTGTCCATCAGCCGATAGAAGCGACGATTTCACCTGCCAATTATCAAAACATGAATTCGTCTAAACCACTGAGAGAGATTGGATTGGCTGACCTCTCGGTGGTTACTACCAGACCATCACAGTAGAAGGTTAGATTCACCATACAACCATAATGCAGTCTTGTTAAGATTTAGAATAGAAGGTTTGTAATCTGTAGCTAACTTCCCGGACTTATTTACACATCCACATCCAAAATGaacaaacataacaaaattaaatagaagaaGACAGAGAAATTACGTCAACGCATAGACGACAAGCTCTCTGCACCACATCGATAGCTGCTTCAAGCTCTTTCCTATATTTCGCATTCTGCATCGGCAATGGCAGACAGGACCTAACGacagaaatttaaaaaataataataataagtaaagTATCAAGCACACGTATGAATTTCCCATGAAAGACAATAAAATCACAAGGATGGAGATAAGAGACCTTACGTTGAAGTATCGACGGCGTGAAGTTAGAGAGATCGGATGAGACGAAGGAGTCCATCGAAGAGTTGAGAAATGAGAAGAAGAGTGAAGCAGAGCCATAGTGAGGGTCAAAAGAGCAATTGTTATGGCGAAGATGAGCTCAACTGTGACTGGCTGTGAGCGGATTCAAATGACCAccagagaaagagagatggagaagCCAATGGGCCGAATAGAAGGCCCATTTCCGGCCCAGTAATGAGGACCTTCGACGAAGCTCCCGTCCACAGGGATTTCGTATGTACTGAcatggaaaattgaaaattccaaTTCCttatccaaataaaataatcaacaaaaatgGCTTCCAATGGcaccaacttttcttttagaacACGCCAATTCATCCTTATCTATTCGcttttctttgcttttatATAACCAAATTCCTTCATTCCAAGTTCTTGGAATTTGAATCGACTTTGATTGTACCATCAATTGTTCGTGGCATGAGCAGGGTGTTTGGGCAATTCGTGACACGGTGTATACAGAAGACCAGAGATCAGGCTGCGAAGAGCGATCCCGCTGCCTTGAAATCTCTCAaggattcttcttcttcttcgtcttcttcttctaaatgcTACTCCGGTAATAAATTCAGCGCTGGTGAGGGCCAGAATGTTAAGATAGCTGAAGAATCTTTAAGAACTGTCATGTATTTGAGTTGTTGGGCTCCAACCTGATTTATTTATCTCTTGTACATACTTTGATTGAatctctatttttgtttttatgcaAGTTTTATATACAACTGTCTCTAGTTTCAAAGCATCAAGTTGTATTGTAAAAAAGTCGTAAAAAATTGTAACCagttcatctttttttcttttttcaaatctaaattattgGAAATATAGATAATCTTTATCGAAATTATTGGAAACTGTTATAAATTACTTTGGCGAAATTTTGATCATAGCATAATTAGACGAAAATTGACATATATTTTGTGAAAGCggtctttttaaaagaaaataaagtaaaaataattagagaagaatgttaattattgataattaattgcaaaattaaagaaaatgaaatgtttgcttacaaaataattataaattacatGTCTAATACGAACCAGATACCTTTAGtttcttgtaaaaaaaaaaaaaagtaacccACTCactaaattcaattttgaggTGAGATGATGTAAAAatgcaattaaaaaaatgtttgaatggAGTTGAAATTTgacaataattatatgatattctTTCTCAATTTCGATTCCTTTGGagacactaaaaaaaaaattcaaaccaatTTAATCTTGAGataaaattatacattattGTGTGAAattatagaattaaaaaacatttattgaaCTAGTCTAATCgtaaagaaaggagaaaaaaaatcatcgaAATTTTAATGGAAATCTCGAAATTGAACTGtgatggagagagaaaaaaattaaactatttagagaatatagtaaaaaaaaaaaaaaaaaaaatgatcaaatcaCCGTGCCAGTCCAACGCCAAAGAGGAAGGgaacaaggaaaaaaaaaaatacaaatgcACATTCTCATTTATCCCTTTACTCCATCCCCCACCACATAAAAGCAGTAGCCGATAACCCCCTGCATCATCTTCCTCCTTCCACACCATTCTTTCACTTCAACAATCAACAAGAAATGATCTCACTCAAACCCTCCACTCACCACAACGGATTTGATACTTCATTCCCTTacaattcttcaaaatttcaacaaaacccCATTCCAATCATTAGAATAACTAAGCCCAATTTCTCACATACCAAAACAACCTTCAGAACCCACGCCCAGCCGTCCGGATCAGGCAAAGGCCCTCAAAAACGGACTTTCCTGACCATCGAAGAAGCCGGCCTCGTAGAAGTATCCGGCCTCAGCACCCACGAAAGATTTCTCTGCCGTTTAACCGTATAATTTCCTCTGTTTtggtctctctctctctctctctcttttaattatataaatatatataattgatggTGTTGTGTGTGTTTCTGTGTGTCTGGTAGATATCTTCTCTGAATTTACTGAAAGTGATTGCGGAGGAAGAGAAATGCTCGATTGAAGAGTTGAATGCGGGAAGATTATGCGATTGGTTTCTCAAGGATAAGTTGAAAAGAGAGCAGAATTTGGATTCTGCTGTTCTTCAATGGGATGATTCTGATCCTCTTTTCTGATCTTTTTTCTTCGACCAATTACACTCCCTCCTATTCATGTTCCCTCCACATTCTGTTAAACACACAATTAATTTCGCATTATATTTGGggatttaattaacttttttcttcttcgtttaATTTAGGATCAATCATAAAGTTCAAATGGTCTCAACTAGTTTACTTCACCtcaaattcaaagttaatttattgatttgttgtcTTTTAGTATACACCATTTATAATCTAAAGGGTCATTTTTACCTTTACTTTCTCgcatttatttctaaaaaaactagATATACAATGTTGtattaaatcaaaacttttatctttttttttattattattcaaaacttcttgttgattctttttatttatttatttatttcttgtaaGCTTATCTTACTTGGGtaggttttgaaaataaatcaattgtGGGAATGTTTCCCTTCCTTACATGTTtctttagtattattatttatatgtttttttttctttttaacgatGGGTAAGAAGagttaacaaaataattaaattaaacttaagaTGATAATTCATTAGACAAATATGTACCTAAacctattcaaattaaatggtAGCAAATCCCTTTTAAAGTATGCTTTGTTTTCAactgtaaaataaatatgattttatttaactaaCACTTGTTTAGTTATAACAAAAGTTAGTTATTGGTTTCATagattacaaaaatttaaagcaTTAGGATAATGCTTATTATAAGAGCCGAAATGTTATATTCTTCTCTAACTATGATTatgggtttgattttttttatattattattattaaaaagtataattatgGGTGGATGAGAGAAAGAAACTAAACTTTCTTTCACCCATTAAATACGCCAAATAGCTCTTTAATTATAGTCTTTTTCTAATAAGATTACTCTTTAATTATAGTGCCATTAGTGGGGCTTGGACTCACTAATTAATGTTTAtctgtttatttatttctgtCCACCAATGTTGAATATAGATTGttgttaaattaatcaaattaataaaagcaCATATATCATTTCATTCACACCACTTCTCCCAAAAGCACATAATGGTCTTATGTTAtgaaattagaataataaacgcttaatcaaatttgttgttattttacattgtactgtaattattaatatttaattacaatatgaGTTAATATTCCATGTTAgcataaatttgatttattcttCCAATAGTTTAAAAATGCACCGTTGAAGATTCTATGAATTTACAAGAAAGATTATGTGTCgtatcttcaaatttaaataattttaagtgGTATGCTTCCTTTCATCTCTAGCGGAATATCACTCAAACCggaaataataatacatcATCATTCTTACAACAATTCAACAACCAATCATCTTCACAAAAACGGGTGGATCTATACTTGTGAACAcaattcatttaaataaaatttaattctaGATATTTTAGTtgtatttcttaattttaccATATGTTTGATCGTGTTATTAACCCTAAAAAGGTTATATTTTAAGAAAGCTAGTTaagtaataagaaaattgaaaagatacggaaaacaaaaactataattGAAATGGTTATACTCGGATTCAACCATTGCTTacctaaaaaaaagaaaaagagaagaatataTCCGGAAGTGGAAGCGAGGGAAAATGATTTAAGAATTTGAACAAATCAAAGCAAGCTTCAAAGTCAGCACCAGAAACCACCTTAGACGAttggttattattttaaaatttgaccttttataatttttaaaatttgaaattgagacCAATAATAAATGGTGAAGCAGTCATCcacttatatattttaaaaagccTAGAGTTACATCCAACATTTTACATTCCCACGATTTCCACActaacttaattttatattttccctttttaattaaattcaaaccaCTACtcaattgtaaaagaaaatcaatggCGAGCTTactgaataaaaataataattaagaaaatatatgtatatgttaaaaaaaaaaaaaaagaattgggTGAGGGGTTTATTGAGAATAGGTATAGGTGAAAGTAATATAGAGAATTGAGATTGGTGGTTTGAATTTATGGGTACCCAATTGTCTTTat
This DNA window, taken from Cucumis sativus cultivar 9930 chromosome 6, Cucumber_9930_V3, whole genome shotgun sequence, encodes the following:
- the LOC101212119 gene encoding putative PAP-specific phosphatase, mitochondrial isoform X2; translation: MQNAKYRKELEAAIDVVQRACRLCVDVKSSLLSADGQVLEKNDQTPVTVADFGVQALVSLELGNLFPSIPLVAEEDSAFLRANNLAHSVLAVVTEKSSFPNELTQDNVLKAIDRGANVAFAFGSKPATYWVLDPIDGTRGFLRGNDVLYVVGLALVVEGEIVLGVMGCPNWHGDLSEESNSEDLERGGVWSRSGAIMIAHAGSGTWTRRLSDMQSPSKVFHNWTRCFVDEYSLVHEARFCIPDSQTWESLPPSTSLQATTNADQVGSGQILLLRKCCGSLCKYFMVASGRASVFILRAKSQSIIKTWDHAGGMICVHEAGGKVTDWKGNDIDLAADQAGRRILSPSGGILVSNGHLHDLIIEMTASTSSTV
- the LOC101212119 gene encoding putative PAP-specific phosphatase, mitochondrial isoform X1; its protein translation is MALLHSSSHFSTLRWTPSSHPISLTSRRRYFNVRSCLPLPMQNAKYRKELEAAIDVVQRACRLCVDVKSSLLSADGQVLEKNDQTPVTVADFGVQALVSLELGNLFPSIPLVAEEDSAFLRANNLAHSVLAVVTEKSSFPNELTQDNVLKAIDRGANVAFAFGSKPATYWVLDPIDGTRGFLRGNDVLYVVGLALVVEGEIVLGVMGCPNWHGDLSEESNSEDLERGGVWSRSGAIMIAHAGSGTWTRRLSDMQSPSKVFHNWTRCFVDEYSLVHEARFCIPDSQTWESLPPSTSLQATTNADQVGSGQILLLRKCCGSLCKYFMVASGRASVFILRAKSQSIIKTWDHAGGMICVHEAGGKVTDWKGNDIDLAADQAGRRILSPSGGILVSNGHLHDLIIEMTASTSSTV
- the LOC101211873 gene encoding uncharacterized protein LOC101211873, translated to MISLKPSTHHNGFDTSFPYNSSKFQQNPIPIIRITKPNFSHTKTTFRTHAQPSGSGKGPQKRTFLTIEEAGLVEVSGLSTHERFLCRLTISSLNLLKVIAEEEKCSIEELNAGRLCDWFLKDKLKREQNLDSAVLQWDDSDPLF